One stretch of Stigmatella aurantiaca DNA includes these proteins:
- a CDS encoding AAA family ATPase: MFTQLRIQNFKAWRDTETIRLAPLTVFFGPNSSGKTSLLQFLLLLKQTMESPDRKQVFNLDGSHAYINFGSWSEMVFGGDVDKGLNFRFAWQVPNTLGNEGIIELTQGKSLEFSAEIGPTGHSPMRVQTFGYRGVNPAIVSPAAEPQSVIGMRYRLEKNAYEMVPSRLNQLLKGRVLSAPKRFYGFPEEAPGLVVDDLELELERQLDSTQYLGPLRDSSDRLYAWSGGAPGEVGFAGENTIAALLAAQGNLLQLPNESEPTRLEVLLANWLVRIGLLESFEVKSVGSETSLYRIMVRTPGNHRQVNLADVGFGVSQVLPVLVQLLCAEPDTSLIFEQPEIHLHPKVQSELADLFIETLRMRQKGRPRNIQCLVESHSEHFLRRLQLRIADKTLTPDQVALYFCNPGPEGSTIEELQVDKYGRIANWPENFFGDSLGDTEKQMDVMLNRMEEEESNASG; encoded by the coding sequence ATGTTCACGCAACTGCGCATCCAGAACTTCAAAGCATGGAGAGACACAGAGACCATTCGTCTCGCGCCACTGACCGTTTTCTTCGGACCCAATAGCTCCGGTAAGACGAGCCTTCTGCAGTTTCTGTTGCTGTTGAAGCAAACAATGGAATCGCCCGACCGTAAGCAGGTTTTCAATTTGGACGGGAGCCACGCGTACATCAATTTTGGCAGTTGGTCGGAGATGGTTTTTGGGGGGGATGTTGACAAGGGACTGAATTTTAGATTCGCGTGGCAAGTACCAAATACTCTGGGAAATGAAGGGATTATCGAATTAACTCAAGGAAAATCGCTGGAGTTTAGTGCCGAAATCGGCCCAACGGGACACTCTCCAATGAGGGTCCAAACATTTGGTTACAGAGGAGTAAACCCGGCGATCGTATCTCCTGCGGCAGAGCCGCAGTCGGTGATTGGAATGCGCTATCGCCTTGAAAAAAATGCCTACGAGATGGTGCCTAGCAGGCTTAACCAACTGTTAAAGGGCCGGGTGCTGTCGGCTCCAAAACGTTTCTACGGATTTCCGGAGGAAGCACCGGGACTAGTAGTAGACGATCTTGAACTTGAGTTGGAGCGGCAGCTCGATTCTACTCAATACTTAGGACCGCTGCGAGATAGCTCTGATCGATTATACGCGTGGTCTGGAGGGGCACCTGGCGAGGTAGGGTTCGCCGGAGAAAACACGATTGCTGCGTTGCTTGCTGCGCAAGGCAATCTGCTGCAATTGCCGAATGAGAGTGAGCCCACTCGATTAGAAGTGCTTCTTGCGAACTGGCTCGTTCGGATAGGGCTTCTTGAGTCATTCGAGGTCAAGTCGGTTGGATCTGAGACAAGCCTCTATCGGATCATGGTTCGCACTCCTGGCAATCACCGGCAAGTCAACTTGGCCGATGTCGGTTTTGGAGTATCCCAGGTGCTGCCTGTGTTGGTGCAATTGCTCTGCGCCGAACCTGATACCTCGCTCATCTTCGAGCAGCCAGAGATCCACTTGCACCCCAAAGTTCAATCGGAACTCGCGGATCTGTTCATTGAGACCCTCCGGATGAGACAAAAGGGGCGGCCGCGGAATATCCAATGCTTGGTAGAGAGCCACTCGGAACATTTCCTCCGCCGTCTCCAACTCCGCATCGCGGATAAAACACTGACGCCAGACCAAGTCGCTCTCTATTTCTGTAACCCCGGGCCTGAAGGTTCCACAATCGAGGAACTCCAGGTGGACAAGTATGGGCGAATCGCCAACTGGCCCGAAAATTTCTTCGGAGACTCTCTGGGCGATACGGAGAAGCAGATGGACGTCATGCTCAACCGTATGGAGGAGGAGGAGTCGAATGCCTCCGGATGA
- a CDS encoding prepilin-type N-terminal cleavage/methylation domain-containing protein: MTQRRQQSGFTLIELMIVVAIIGILAAIAIPSFNRFQARARQSEVNVNLKSLFTGLRTQQRKPSASIHASGFAPERGNRYSYQLGDCSSYEDRSTLDAQVHNDDTCIGADLFKYPSLPSIFTPTLVPIASWNSHGTANGMTNAPGIYGSNSDWDFLAYGAGDVDNNSDSEQYADSWLISSADGILSPECPSMALSEAVSAGEPFNTANDVNCD; this comes from the coding sequence ATGACGCAGCGCCGTCAGCAGTCTGGCTTTACCCTCATCGAGCTGATGATTGTCGTGGCCATCATCGGCATCCTCGCGGCCATTGCCATTCCCAGCTTCAACCGCTTCCAGGCCCGCGCCCGCCAGTCCGAAGTCAACGTCAACCTCAAGAGCCTCTTCACCGGCCTTCGCACGCAGCAGCGCAAGCCTTCCGCGTCAATTCATGCCAGTGGCTTCGCCCCCGAGCGGGGTAACCGCTACAGCTACCAACTGGGAGACTGCAGCTCGTACGAGGATCGCAGCACCCTCGACGCACAGGTCCACAACGATGACACCTGTATCGGCGCGGACCTCTTCAAGTACCCCTCGCTCCCCAGCATCTTCACGCCCACCTTGGTGCCGATCGCGTCGTGGAACTCCCACGGCACCGCGAACGGCATGACCAATGCGCCAGGTATCTACGGCTCGAATTCGGACTGGGATTTCCTGGCCTATGGCGCCGGAGATGTGGATAACAACTCCGATTCCGAACAGTATGCAGACAGCTGGCTCATCTCCTCCGCGGATGGCATTCTCTCGCCCGAGTGCCCGTCCATGGCGTTGTCGGAGGCCGTCTCCGCCGGAGAGCCCTTCAACACCGCCAACGACGTGAACTGCGACTGA
- a CDS encoding response regulator transcription factor yields the protein MGERILLIEDDPQLGAQIAGFLGRAGFEPTWWKEGRALAPGEAEAYRLIILDLMLPGTYGLDILRGLREGSEVPVLVLSARNDTSDKVRALRLGADDYMTKPFWPEELVERVRARLRRPGMQRQEQVELGALRVDLQAREVLVHGKPVELTRVEFDLLAALARRPGAAVTRQWLVDNVLDPEREGTERTLDVHVSRLRRKLGPGKHIETVWGIGYRLGSGGGDA from the coding sequence ATGGGCGAACGCATCCTGCTCATCGAGGATGATCCACAGCTGGGCGCGCAGATTGCCGGCTTCCTGGGCCGGGCGGGCTTCGAGCCCACCTGGTGGAAGGAGGGCCGGGCGCTGGCGCCGGGCGAGGCGGAGGCCTACCGCCTCATCATCCTGGACCTGATGCTGCCGGGCACCTACGGCCTGGACATCCTCCGGGGGCTGCGCGAGGGCTCGGAGGTGCCCGTGCTGGTGCTCAGCGCGCGCAACGACACCTCGGACAAGGTGCGGGCGCTGCGGCTGGGCGCGGACGACTACATGACCAAGCCCTTCTGGCCGGAGGAGCTGGTGGAGCGCGTCCGGGCGCGGCTGCGCAGGCCGGGCATGCAGCGCCAGGAGCAGGTGGAGCTGGGCGCGCTGCGGGTGGACCTCCAGGCCCGGGAGGTGCTCGTGCACGGCAAGCCCGTGGAGCTCACCCGCGTGGAGTTCGACCTGCTGGCGGCCCTGGCGCGCCGGCCCGGGGCGGCGGTGACGCGCCAGTGGCTGGTGGACAACGTGTTGGATCCCGAGCGCGAGGGCACCGAGCGGACCCTGGACGTGCACGTGTCCCGGCTGCGCCGCAAGCTGGGGCCCGGCAAGCACATCGAGACGGTGTGGGGGATTGGCTACCGGCTGGGCAGCGGGGGAGGGGACGCGTGA
- the rpmH gene encoding 50S ribosomal protein L34 has translation MSKRTYQPSKVKRNRKHGFRKRNSTRAGQEVLKRRRAKGRKRLVVSAAKK, from the coding sequence GTGTCCAAGCGCACGTACCAGCCGTCGAAAGTGAAGCGCAACCGCAAGCACGGGTTCCGCAAGCGCAACAGCACCCGCGCCGGCCAGGAAGTCCTCAAGCGCCGCCGCGCCAAGGGCCGCAAGCGGCTCGTGGTGTCCGCCGCCAAGAAGTAG
- the rnpA gene encoding ribonuclease P protein component, with the protein MTAEGSGPPSRDERFPKTLRLLRRHEFLQVQGGGQKVSSDCLLALVKRNGRAQTRLGLTISSKVGNAVVRVRLRRILRECFRKRRSQWPPGLDVVLVVRASANEAAFAELSRAFDGVTRKLQRLFPAASGGGPS; encoded by the coding sequence GTGACGGCCGAGGGCTCGGGGCCTCCATCGAGGGATGAGCGGTTTCCCAAGACCCTGCGCCTGCTGCGCCGTCACGAGTTTCTCCAGGTCCAGGGTGGCGGCCAGAAGGTTTCGTCCGACTGCCTGCTGGCGCTGGTGAAGCGCAATGGCCGGGCGCAGACGCGCCTGGGACTCACCATCTCCAGCAAGGTGGGCAACGCGGTGGTACGGGTGCGCCTGAGGCGCATCCTTCGGGAGTGTTTCCGCAAGCGGCGCTCGCAATGGCCGCCGGGCCTGGACGTGGTGTTGGTGGTGCGCGCTTCGGCGAACGAGGCCGCCTTCGCCGAGCTGTCCCGCGCCTTCGATGGTGTCACCCGCAAGCTGCAGCGGCTGTTTCCCGCCGCCTCCGGAGGGGGTCCTTCATGA
- a CDS encoding RNA ligase family protein, producing the protein MEFFKFPHTPHLAWLSSTPARQDKVLSPSEVRQFLSGEVLIEEKVDGANLGISIDSSGNLRAQNRGSFLGTRASPQFQPLWSWLEARRERFIEVLGQRLMLFGEWCFAVHSIRYDALPDWFLAFDVYDRGVGRFWSAERRDALIQELGLAGVPVLARGRFTLAEVQMLLGPSKLTRGPMEGLYLRRDQGGFLETRAKLVSPEFIQGIEEHWSARPLERNVLARG; encoded by the coding sequence ATGGAATTTTTCAAATTTCCTCACACCCCGCATTTGGCTTGGCTTTCTTCTACCCCTGCGCGCCAAGACAAAGTGCTCTCGCCGTCCGAGGTTCGGCAATTTCTCTCAGGCGAGGTGCTCATTGAGGAGAAGGTGGATGGTGCCAACCTTGGCATTTCCATCGACTCTTCCGGCAACCTTCGGGCGCAGAACCGTGGTTCCTTTCTGGGCACCCGTGCTTCGCCCCAGTTCCAGCCTCTCTGGTCTTGGTTAGAAGCCAGGCGCGAGCGCTTCATCGAAGTACTCGGACAGCGGCTCATGCTGTTCGGTGAATGGTGCTTCGCTGTCCACAGCATCCGCTACGACGCTCTACCGGATTGGTTTCTAGCCTTCGACGTCTATGACCGTGGGGTAGGCCGTTTCTGGTCTGCGGAGCGTCGGGATGCTCTGATCCAGGAACTCGGGCTCGCGGGGGTCCCTGTGCTCGCCCGGGGACGGTTCACTCTTGCTGAGGTTCAGATGCTCCTCGGCCCTTCCAAGCTGACCCGGGGGCCGATGGAAGGGCTCTACCTTCGGCGTGACCAGGGTGGCTTCTTGGAGACCCGGGCCAAACTCGTGAGCCCTGAGTTCATTCAGGGGATCGAGGAGCACTGGTCCGCGCGTCCGTTGGAGAGGAATGTGCTCGCTCGGGGCTGA
- a CDS encoding aldo/keto reductase, translated as MNSPMRVKMAPQGPEVSRLIYGVWRLLEDPQGASPERVLGKLHACLELGITTIDHADIYGGYRCEEVFGHALRTSPGLRQRLELVTKCGIMLTNPARPQNWIQHYDYSRGHLIGSVEQSLRNLATDYIDVLLLHRPSPLLDPAEVAEALRLLVEQGKVRHVGVSNFTPAQFDMLSSYLPMPLVTNQVELHPLRPEPFLDGTLDHCLKHRILPMGWSPLAGGRLMTGQGEAEGKIREVLHGLGHKYGVAADTVAYAWLLRHPARILPVIGTNQPERIAGAARALSLPLDTQDWFAVWRAAMGREVP; from the coding sequence ATGAACTCTCCCATGCGCGTGAAGATGGCCCCCCAGGGCCCCGAGGTCTCCCGGCTCATCTACGGTGTCTGGCGGCTGCTCGAGGACCCCCAGGGGGCGAGCCCCGAGCGGGTGCTGGGAAAGCTTCACGCCTGCCTCGAGCTGGGCATCACCACCATCGACCATGCGGACATCTACGGCGGCTACCGCTGCGAGGAGGTGTTCGGCCACGCGCTCCGGACGAGCCCCGGGCTGCGGCAGCGGCTGGAGCTGGTGACCAAGTGCGGCATCATGCTGACGAATCCGGCGCGGCCGCAGAACTGGATTCAGCACTACGACTACTCGCGCGGGCACCTCATCGGCTCCGTGGAGCAGTCCCTGCGCAACCTCGCCACGGATTACATCGACGTGCTCTTGCTGCACCGGCCGAGCCCCCTGCTGGACCCGGCCGAGGTGGCCGAGGCGCTGCGCCTGCTGGTGGAGCAGGGCAAGGTGCGGCACGTGGGCGTCTCCAACTTCACCCCGGCCCAGTTCGACATGCTGTCGAGCTACCTGCCCATGCCGCTCGTCACGAACCAGGTGGAGCTCCACCCGCTGCGGCCCGAGCCCTTCCTGGACGGGACGCTGGACCACTGCCTGAAACACCGCATCCTGCCCATGGGCTGGTCTCCGCTCGCAGGCGGGCGGTTGATGACAGGACAGGGCGAAGCGGAAGGCAAAATCCGCGAGGTTTTGCACGGACTGGGCCACAAGTACGGCGTGGCCGCCGACACGGTGGCCTATGCGTGGCTCCTGCGGCACCCCGCCCGGATCCTTCCCGTGATTGGCACCAATCAGCCCGAGCGCATCGCCGGGGCGGCGCGGGCGCTCTCGCTCCCCCTGGACACGCAGGACTGGTTCGCGGTGTGGCGCGCCGCCATGGGCCGCGAAGTGCCCTGA
- a CDS encoding RNA-binding protein has product MSGPQTPPPAPALSPAEFRARVERLLTDILGLMGYPARLEFQDVPDGSLAVALHFEAGAPAGVETGRRSQVVDSLQFLLNKMLHRPGVERRWVLLGAGALPEPRHRKEPPAPVAPPPAASVPPAPRPAAPARAPAPAAPAPAPARQAKQAPAAAPAAAAPAKRAAESDERTLEVTEDAALALAARRLAEKSSTLGRFYALAAMKVEDRARVLKAVQGVAGVAVAGEGEGRCRRVVFTPGKPAPLPKRFLLPDDDEDGFED; this is encoded by the coding sequence GTGAGCGGGCCGCAGACACCGCCGCCCGCCCCCGCGCTCAGCCCGGCCGAGTTTCGCGCCCGGGTGGAGCGGCTCCTCACCGACATCCTCGGGCTGATGGGCTACCCCGCCCGGCTGGAGTTCCAGGACGTCCCGGATGGCAGCCTCGCGGTGGCGCTCCACTTCGAGGCGGGCGCGCCCGCGGGCGTGGAGACCGGCCGGCGCAGCCAGGTGGTGGACTCGCTGCAGTTCCTCCTCAACAAGATGCTCCACCGCCCGGGCGTCGAGCGGCGGTGGGTGCTCCTGGGCGCGGGCGCCCTGCCCGAGCCCCGTCACCGCAAGGAGCCCCCGGCCCCCGTGGCGCCTCCGCCCGCGGCGAGCGTGCCCCCGGCCCCTCGCCCGGCGGCTCCGGCCCGGGCTCCGGCCCCTGCGGCTCCGGCGCCCGCTCCCGCGCGTCAGGCCAAGCAAGCACCGGCCGCCGCTCCCGCGGCCGCGGCCCCCGCCAAGCGCGCCGCCGAGTCCGATGAGCGGACGCTGGAGGTGACCGAGGATGCGGCGCTGGCCCTGGCCGCCCGGCGGCTGGCCGAGAAGTCGTCCACCCTCGGGCGCTTCTACGCCCTGGCCGCTATGAAGGTAGAAGACCGGGCCCGCGTCTTGAAGGCGGTGCAAGGTGTGGCGGGTGTCGCGGTGGCGGGCGAGGGCGAGGGGCGGTGCCGGCGTGTGGTGTTCACCCCAGGCAAGCCGGCCCCGCTGCCCAAGCGGTTCCTGCTGCCGGACGATGACGAGGACGGCTTCGAGGACTGA
- the dnaA gene encoding chromosomal replication initiator protein DnaA: MSALAEALPAPPSASRVWARTLETIRQDGKTYALTWLERMCALDVREGSLVLGVPDRFFRDWVDDHYRALLESTLARVGDGLGKVAYEVVEAPPPSLHPVPTPATVANTARPPRLSPRFTFGTFVVADSNQLPAAAAAAVADKPGHHYNPLYIYGGTGLGKTHLLHAVGNLIWERNPAQRVVYLSSEQFTNEYVESVREHRMTEFRRKFRDECDVLLIDDIQFLGKREETQKEFFYTFNTLYEQNKAIVLTSDTVPSEIPGLEERLRSRFAMGLLTDIREPSYETRVAILQKKAEAEGLGLPDEVAHFIAKHIQKNVRELEGALVKLSAIHSLSRQPVTVEFASQVLKDILPTNPAVDVEGIQREVARYYKVTVEALREDRRHKALAHARQVAMYLSRKLTKSSFPEIASRFNKDHSTVISAVRKVEGLRESDAGLKRELAELEAKLSP, from the coding sequence GTGAGCGCCCTCGCTGAAGCCCTTCCCGCCCCGCCCAGCGCCAGCCGGGTGTGGGCCCGGACCCTGGAGACCATCCGCCAGGACGGGAAGACCTACGCCCTGACGTGGCTGGAGCGGATGTGTGCCCTGGACGTCCGGGAGGGCTCGCTCGTGCTGGGTGTACCGGACCGGTTTTTCCGGGATTGGGTCGATGACCACTACCGGGCGCTGCTCGAGTCCACGCTGGCCCGGGTGGGTGACGGGCTGGGCAAGGTGGCCTACGAAGTCGTGGAGGCGCCGCCCCCCTCGCTGCACCCCGTGCCCACCCCCGCCACGGTGGCCAACACCGCGCGCCCGCCCCGGCTGAGCCCCCGGTTCACCTTTGGCACCTTCGTGGTGGCCGACAGCAACCAGCTCCCCGCCGCCGCAGCCGCCGCCGTGGCCGACAAGCCCGGGCACCACTACAACCCGCTCTACATCTATGGCGGCACGGGCCTGGGCAAGACGCACCTGCTTCACGCGGTGGGCAACCTCATCTGGGAGCGCAACCCCGCCCAGCGCGTGGTGTACCTGTCCAGCGAGCAGTTCACCAACGAGTACGTGGAGAGCGTGCGCGAGCACCGGATGACGGAGTTCCGCCGCAAGTTCCGCGACGAGTGCGACGTGCTGCTCATCGACGACATCCAGTTCCTGGGCAAGCGCGAGGAGACGCAGAAGGAGTTCTTCTACACCTTCAACACCTTGTATGAGCAGAACAAGGCCATCGTGCTCACCAGCGACACGGTGCCCTCGGAAATCCCGGGGCTGGAGGAGCGGCTGCGCAGCCGCTTCGCCATGGGGCTTCTGACGGACATCCGCGAGCCCAGCTACGAGACGCGCGTGGCCATCCTCCAGAAGAAGGCGGAGGCCGAGGGGCTGGGGCTGCCGGACGAGGTGGCGCACTTCATCGCCAAGCACATCCAGAAGAACGTGCGCGAGCTGGAGGGGGCGCTGGTGAAGCTGTCGGCCATCCACAGCCTGAGCCGGCAGCCGGTGACGGTGGAGTTCGCCTCGCAGGTGCTCAAGGACATCCTGCCCACCAACCCCGCCGTGGACGTGGAGGGCATCCAGCGCGAGGTGGCCCGCTACTACAAAGTCACCGTGGAGGCGCTGCGCGAGGACCGGCGGCACAAGGCGCTGGCGCACGCGCGCCAGGTGGCCATGTACCTGAGCCGCAAGCTGACGAAGAGCTCGTTCCCGGAGATTGCCTCGCGGTTCAACAAGGACCACTCCACCGTCATCTCCGCGGTGCGCAAGGTGGAGGGGCTGCGCGAGTCGGACGCCGGGCTCAAGCGCGAGCTCGCGGAGCTGGAAGCGAAGCTGAGCCCCTGA
- the mnmE gene encoding tRNA uridine-5-carboxymethylaminomethyl(34) synthesis GTPase MnmE yields MSPQGTIVALATAPAAGAVGILRLSGPGALEAGRRLAPGVPASPVPRHAYLASFVDAAGRPLDEGLFLYFRAPHSFTGEDVVELQAHGSPRLLQLLLARVLEDARVRPAHAGEFTRRAFLHGRMDLTRAEAVADLVAADSEAAVRAAAAGLSGGLATRVRALEEPLRALHADLEGVLNFPEEAEGADEDSGPRVAALRAEAEALLADSGRSRLVRRGARVALYGPVNAGKSTLFNRLVGEARALVDDEPGTTRDVLEARVEWSGLGLSLLDTAGLRETPGRVEALGIARTREALAAVDLALLVLPPGATPAEAEAWTREAGATPMLRVAGKCDVARPPEDVGLPVSGKTGEGLEPLRAAVLSRLWGEGTPAAVALVSERHADALRRTAEALGRAHEASRLSTLEVLSGEVGLALEALGEVSGTSASEALLDAIFQRFCIGK; encoded by the coding sequence CTGAGCCCACAGGGGACCATCGTGGCCCTGGCCACCGCGCCCGCCGCGGGGGCCGTGGGCATCCTCCGGCTCTCCGGCCCTGGGGCGCTGGAGGCCGGCAGGCGGCTGGCGCCGGGCGTTCCCGCCTCGCCGGTGCCGCGCCACGCCTACCTGGCCTCCTTCGTGGATGCGGCGGGCCGTCCGCTCGACGAGGGGCTGTTCCTCTACTTCCGCGCGCCCCACTCCTTCACGGGCGAGGACGTGGTGGAGCTGCAGGCCCATGGCAGCCCCCGGCTCCTGCAGCTGCTGCTGGCGCGCGTGCTGGAGGATGCGCGCGTGCGCCCGGCCCACGCCGGGGAGTTCACCCGCCGCGCCTTCCTCCACGGCCGCATGGACCTGACCCGCGCGGAGGCCGTGGCGGACCTGGTGGCGGCGGACTCGGAGGCCGCGGTGCGGGCGGCGGCGGCGGGCCTGTCCGGTGGGCTCGCCACCCGGGTGCGCGCCCTGGAGGAGCCCCTGCGCGCGCTCCACGCGGACCTGGAAGGGGTGCTCAACTTTCCGGAGGAGGCCGAAGGGGCCGACGAGGATTCGGGCCCACGCGTGGCGGCGCTGCGCGCGGAGGCCGAGGCGCTCCTGGCTGATTCGGGCCGGAGCCGGCTGGTGCGCCGGGGGGCCCGAGTGGCCCTCTACGGGCCGGTGAACGCGGGCAAGTCCACCCTCTTCAACCGGCTGGTGGGCGAGGCGCGGGCGCTCGTGGATGACGAGCCCGGCACGACGCGCGACGTGCTGGAGGCCCGCGTGGAGTGGAGCGGGCTTGGCCTGTCCCTGCTGGACACCGCAGGCCTGCGCGAGACGCCGGGCCGCGTGGAGGCCCTGGGCATCGCCCGCACGCGCGAGGCCCTGGCCGCGGTGGACCTGGCCCTCCTGGTGCTGCCGCCCGGGGCCACCCCCGCCGAGGCCGAGGCCTGGACGCGGGAGGCCGGCGCCACCCCCATGCTGCGCGTGGCGGGCAAGTGCGATGTGGCCCGGCCCCCGGAGGACGTGGGCCTGCCGGTGAGCGGCAAGACGGGCGAGGGGCTCGAGCCGCTGCGCGCGGCCGTGCTGTCGCGCCTGTGGGGCGAGGGCACACCCGCGGCCGTGGCGCTCGTCTCCGAACGCCATGCCGATGCGCTGCGTCGCACCGCCGAGGCGCTGGGACGGGCCCACGAGGCCTCCCGGCTCTCCACCCTGGAGGTCCTCTCGGGTGAGGTGGGCCTGGCCCTGGAGGCGCTCGGCGAGGTGTCCGGGACGTCCGCCTCCGAAGCCCTGCTGGATGCCATTTTCCAGCGGTTCTGCATCGGCAAGTAG
- the yidC gene encoding membrane protein insertase YidC produces MLPDDPLSPQSNDSQKRMLTALGVSFAAITIYMMFLAPSAPPAPEAGTADAGVAAVGSPDGGTPAAPPSSPGGTPELAAGQSPPEPEAPVRTLERSRQEAKYSFSSEGAAFASAVLQGPKMREQQSLSIAEGYKELFGAELLPPPQMNLVQPVPGQPMPLSISIEGTAPLPANARYQVQEEGEGTVIFTTRRGPWEVMKRLDWPQAGHELTYTVQVRNTSSQPLTGELRMHHNRAIDPNFEHAPSFFGGVGNQSRAACHVGDELHKRVPEDEATETFSGPVHYFGIDQQYFLSMLYPLEAPREGHCVLTATPTVRQVAVGFPLTVGAGETVTMRFGGWFGPKDPDLLKPVPSQDVLRAAGMASAAWDPTIEETVDFGIWAVICKLLLFFMKWFHAVTGNWGVAIILLTVLVKLVLLPLTYKSMVGMEAVKELQPQMEALRKKFADDRERMNMEVMKLYQQAKVNPLGGCLPLLIQMPVWIALFTALRNSFDIYWEPFFGPVWRDLTYKDPTYLLPLALGVSMIITQKMQPQMMDAAQARIMIWVMPIIFTLTLLQYPAGLSLYIFTNNLLSIGQQWGLRKWLDHQKQKRGGGGTPAVAAATGGKRK; encoded by the coding sequence ATGCTCCCTGACGATCCGCTCTCGCCTCAATCCAATGACTCGCAGAAGCGAATGCTCACCGCCCTGGGAGTGTCCTTCGCGGCCATCACCATCTACATGATGTTCCTGGCGCCCTCCGCGCCCCCCGCGCCGGAAGCAGGCACGGCGGACGCAGGGGTGGCGGCGGTGGGCAGCCCGGATGGCGGCACGCCCGCGGCGCCCCCGTCCTCGCCGGGCGGCACGCCGGAGCTGGCCGCGGGCCAGAGCCCTCCGGAGCCCGAGGCGCCCGTGCGCACGCTGGAGCGCTCGCGCCAGGAGGCCAAGTACTCCTTCTCGTCCGAGGGGGCCGCCTTCGCCTCCGCGGTGCTCCAGGGCCCGAAGATGCGCGAGCAGCAGTCGCTCTCCATCGCGGAGGGCTACAAGGAGCTGTTCGGCGCGGAGCTGCTGCCCCCGCCGCAGATGAACCTCGTGCAGCCGGTGCCCGGCCAGCCGATGCCGCTGTCGATCTCCATCGAGGGCACCGCTCCCCTGCCCGCCAACGCCCGCTACCAGGTGCAGGAGGAGGGCGAGGGCACCGTCATCTTCACCACGCGCCGGGGGCCCTGGGAGGTGATGAAGCGGCTGGACTGGCCCCAAGCGGGCCACGAGCTGACGTACACCGTGCAGGTGCGCAACACCTCGTCCCAGCCGCTCACGGGTGAGCTGCGCATGCACCACAACCGCGCCATCGACCCGAACTTCGAGCACGCCCCGTCCTTCTTCGGCGGCGTGGGCAACCAGAGCCGGGCCGCGTGCCACGTGGGCGACGAGCTGCACAAGCGCGTGCCCGAGGACGAGGCCACGGAGACCTTCTCGGGACCGGTGCACTACTTCGGCATCGACCAGCAGTACTTCCTGTCCATGCTCTACCCGCTGGAGGCGCCGCGCGAGGGGCACTGCGTGCTCACCGCCACCCCCACCGTGCGCCAGGTGGCCGTGGGCTTCCCGCTCACCGTGGGCGCGGGCGAGACGGTGACGATGCGCTTTGGCGGCTGGTTCGGCCCCAAGGACCCCGACCTGCTCAAGCCCGTGCCCAGCCAGGACGTGCTGCGCGCCGCAGGCATGGCGTCCGCCGCGTGGGACCCCACGATTGAAGAGACGGTGGACTTCGGCATCTGGGCCGTCATCTGCAAGCTGCTCCTGTTCTTCATGAAGTGGTTCCACGCCGTCACCGGCAACTGGGGCGTGGCCATCATCCTGCTCACCGTGCTGGTGAAGCTCGTGCTCTTGCCGCTCACCTACAAGTCCATGGTGGGCATGGAGGCCGTGAAGGAGCTCCAGCCCCAGATGGAGGCCCTCCGCAAGAAGTTCGCCGATGACCGCGAGCGGATGAACATGGAGGTGATGAAGCTCTACCAGCAGGCGAAGGTGAACCCGCTGGGCGGCTGTCTGCCGCTGCTCATCCAGATGCCGGTGTGGATCGCCCTGTTCACCGCGCTGCGCAACAGCTTCGACATCTACTGGGAGCCGTTCTTCGGGCCGGTGTGGAGGGACCTCACCTACAAGGACCCCACGTACCTGCTGCCGCTGGCGCTCGGCGTGTCGATGATCATCACCCAGAAGATGCAGCCGCAGATGATGGATGCCGCCCAGGCGCGCATCATGATCTGGGTGATGCCCATCATCTTCACCCTGACGCTGTTGCAGTACCCCGCGGGCCTCTCGCTCTACATCTTCACCAACAACCTGCTCTCCATTGGCCAGCAGTGGGGCCTGCGCAAGTGGCTGGACCACCAGAAGCAGAAGCGGGGCGGCGGTGGAACCCCCGCGGTGGCAGCCGCCACCGGAGGCAAACGCAAGTGA
- the yidD gene encoding membrane protein insertion efficiency factor YidD, whose amino-acid sequence MSPLAFLLALPIHFYRRFIGPLLPRVCRFHPSCSSYALQALEKHGGLKGAGLTTWRLLRCNPFHPGGFDPVP is encoded by the coding sequence ATGAGTCCGCTGGCCTTCCTCCTGGCCCTGCCCATCCATTTCTACCGGCGGTTCATTGGACCGCTGCTGCCCCGGGTGTGCCGTTTCCACCCTTCCTGCTCCTCGTATGCGCTGCAGGCGCTGGAGAAGCACGGCGGCCTGAAGGGCGCCGGACTCACCACGTGGCGCCTTTTGCGCTGCAACCCCTTCCACCCCGGCGGTTTCGACCCGGTGCCTTGA